From Bacillus sp. Bos-x628, the proteins below share one genomic window:
- the ablA gene encoding lysine 2,3-aminomutase, whose translation MNQKLYEPMRHWKDIELWKDVPEEKWNDWIWQLTHTVKTLDDLEKVVNLTEEEKEGVKISTKTIPLNITPYYASLMNPDDPRCPIRMQSVPIAEELHKTKYDLEDPLHEDEDSPVPGLTHRYPDRVLFLVTNQCSMYCRYCTRRRFSGQIGMGVPKKQLDAAIGYIRETPEVRDVLISGGDGLLINDQVLEYILKNLREIPHVEIIRIGTRAPVVFPQRITDELCEILKKYHPVWLNTHFNTSIEITKESKEACERLVNAGVPVGNQAVILAGINDSVPIMKKLMHDLVKIRVRPYYIYQCDLSEGIGHFRTPVSKGLEIIEGLRGHTSGYAVPTFVVDAPGGGGKIALQPNYLLSQSPDKVVLRNFEGVITSYPEPEQYVAGQADDYFHEIYEEIKEPADGVTAIFQDEATSFTPENLRRMKRRESYETNPAHDTLKNKREKRDELKEKKYQAQLKKDQIVKEEN comes from the coding sequence ATGAATCAGAAACTGTATGAACCAATGCGCCATTGGAAGGACATTGAGCTTTGGAAGGATGTACCTGAGGAAAAATGGAACGACTGGATATGGCAACTGACGCATACGGTCAAAACGCTTGATGATTTAGAAAAAGTCGTCAATTTAACAGAAGAAGAAAAAGAAGGGGTGAAGATCTCAACCAAAACCATTCCGCTTAACATCACACCCTATTATGCCTCACTGATGAATCCAGACGATCCAAGGTGTCCAATACGTATGCAATCTGTTCCGATTGCAGAAGAGCTCCACAAAACAAAATACGACCTAGAAGACCCGCTTCATGAAGATGAGGATTCACCTGTTCCAGGCTTAACACATCGATATCCAGATCGCGTACTGTTTCTTGTCACAAATCAATGCTCTATGTATTGCCGATATTGTACGAGAAGACGTTTTTCTGGTCAGATCGGAATGGGGGTTCCTAAAAAACAGTTAGATGCGGCGATTGGCTACATTAGAGAAACACCTGAGGTTCGTGATGTGCTAATCTCAGGCGGTGACGGACTTTTAATCAATGATCAAGTCTTAGAATACATTTTGAAAAATTTACGAGAGATCCCGCATGTCGAGATCATTCGGATTGGGACCCGTGCACCAGTTGTCTTTCCGCAAAGAATCACAGATGAATTATGTGAGATTTTGAAGAAATATCATCCAGTTTGGCTCAATACTCATTTTAATACAAGTATCGAAATCACCAAAGAATCAAAAGAAGCTTGTGAGCGTCTCGTCAATGCTGGCGTTCCGGTAGGCAATCAGGCCGTCATCCTTGCCGGTATTAACGACAGTGTGCCAATTATGAAGAAACTGATGCATGATCTTGTGAAGATTCGTGTCAGACCTTATTATATTTACCAATGTGATTTATCTGAGGGGATTGGTCACTTTAGAACACCTGTCTCAAAAGGGCTTGAAATCATAGAAGGGTTAAGAGGACATACGAGCGGTTATGCAGTGCCTACCTTTGTCGTAGATGCGCCAGGAGGTGGAGGAAAGATCGCTTTGCAGCCAAATTATTTACTCTCTCAAAGTCCTGATAAAGTGGTCCTTCGTAACTTTGAAGGCGTCATTACATCCTATCCTGAACCAGAACAATATGTGGCAGGGCAAGCAGATGATTATTTTCACGAAATTTATGAAGAGATAAAGGAACCGGCTGATGGGGTGACGGCAATATTCCAAGATGAAGCAACGTCCTTTACACCAGAAAATCTAAGACGGATGAAACGAAGAGAGTCGTACGAGACAAATCCGGCGCATGATACACTCAAAAACAAACGAGAAAAACGGGATGAACTAAAAGAGAAGAAATATCAAGCACAACTCAAGAAAGATCAAATTGTCAAGGAGGAGAATTGA
- a CDS encoding glycosyltransferase family A protein, which translates to MIMKVSVILTSYNKPDFIDRVLKSMMEQTYQQWELLIMDDGSEPETMKKIEPFLADERIQLYPHSVPPAKRLVTVRYATLINEALTRITGELICYLTDDTLYHNDRLQKMVDVFRSKPYIDIVYSSQRVVHVDKHLVETMTFVREAEQILEHASFQVDHCSVMHRRRLLPFVYEKFEQYWDDEPKHWHHADAVFWMRLNQFAAFYPLKDVLDTTYKTPSSFHHMFSSMPYDVIDGTVIEKEGAYFQLAREKLYSINRRWINEKHGRAIRVPLLCVMKYEVKGALPVPNYTVVTADNGRTFYYIEDQKKRRFYSKRDVQYFQFHQKEIYRISDDLLQAFDDGKIIQASPEFSPPNRRLFKWKQDIYLFVHHTFCRIALEVVKLFAFYHQPIKLYPAQFALFQEGKPIVPLYMESLHEFNMSLYQLSGRKHSL; encoded by the coding sequence ATGATTATGAAGGTATCGGTGATTTTAACAAGCTACAATAAGCCTGATTTCATTGATCGTGTGCTAAAAAGTATGATGGAACAAACGTATCAACAGTGGGAGCTTTTGATTATGGATGATGGTTCCGAGCCAGAAACAATGAAAAAGATCGAACCATTTTTAGCCGATGAACGCATTCAACTGTATCCACACAGCGTTCCACCTGCAAAGCGACTTGTCACCGTACGTTATGCGACGCTTATTAATGAAGCTTTAACACGTATAACAGGTGAGCTTATTTGTTATTTAACCGATGATACACTATATCACAATGATCGTTTGCAGAAAATGGTGGATGTTTTTCGTTCAAAGCCTTATATAGATATCGTCTATTCCTCACAGCGTGTGGTCCATGTTGATAAGCATCTAGTGGAAACTATGACTTTTGTCCGTGAAGCGGAACAAATTCTAGAGCATGCGTCATTTCAAGTTGATCACTGTTCGGTCATGCACAGAAGGCGTTTGCTTCCTTTCGTATATGAGAAATTCGAGCAATATTGGGATGATGAGCCGAAGCATTGGCATCATGCAGATGCTGTTTTTTGGATGCGGTTAAATCAGTTTGCTGCATTTTATCCATTAAAAGATGTTCTCGATACAACGTACAAAACACCTAGCTCCTTTCATCACATGTTTTCAAGTATGCCGTATGATGTAATTGACGGGACCGTGATTGAAAAAGAAGGTGCTTATTTTCAACTGGCTCGTGAGAAGCTTTATTCGATTAATCGGCGATGGATCAATGAAAAGCATGGGCGTGCGATTCGTGTTCCTTTGTTATGTGTGATGAAATATGAGGTAAAAGGTGCGCTACCAGTGCCAAATTATACAGTAGTCACCGCAGATAATGGAAGAACATTTTATTATATTGAAGATCAGAAAAAAAGACGATTTTATTCAAAACGAGATGTTCAATATTTTCAATTTCACCAAAAGGAAATTTATCGCATATCCGATGATCTATTGCAGGCGTTTGATGATGGCAAAATCATTCAAGCATCCCCAGAATTCAGCCCGCCAAATCGCCGTCTTTTTAAGTGGAAACAGGATATTTATTTATTTGTGCATCATACCTTTTGCCGTATTGCCCTAGAGGTAGTCAAATTATTTGCATTTTATCATCAGCCGATTAAGCTATACCCTGCCCAATTTGCTTTATTCCAAGAAGGAAAGCCGATTGTCCCGTTATACATGGAATCGCTTCACGAATTTAATATGTCTCTTTATCAATTGTCAGGGCGGAAGCACTCCTTATAA
- a CDS encoding sigma 54-interacting transcriptional regulator — MGKDVKRADWFELILEAIDEAIHVVDDHGVTIFYNHNAAKFDCLDKEEVIGKYILDVYPSLTEKTSTFMHVLRTGKPVYHSLQTYLNKNGEKIETVNTTLPIIEDTKLIGAVEVAKDVSKLSALSSRFDQKKRRMTEKDRMHDFSSFLTNDPALKQMLKEAKKAAIYSSSVVVYGETGTGKEVLVQAIVNESDRKDQVFIPQNCAAFPESLLESLLFGSVKGSYTGAVDRKGLFELADGGTLFLDELQAMPLTLQAKLLRVLEDGVVRRIGDAGAVKVDVRVIAALNVNPFEAMKKQLLREDLFYRLHVSSFHIPPLRERKQDIELLSRHFIETYHHQFSKQVTCLSDETKQLFMAHHWPGNVRELKHTIEHAVLMMPNEAKEMTPVYLPSHLRQQKMDQRQQLSSLKSQVAWYEQTLIQEALAKHGGNIKQTATALNIPRQTLQYKLKNMQMPKNGHLTE, encoded by the coding sequence ATGGGGAAAGATGTCAAAAGAGCGGATTGGTTTGAATTGATTTTAGAAGCCATCGATGAAGCGATTCACGTCGTTGATGATCACGGAGTGACGATTTTCTACAACCATAATGCAGCTAAGTTTGACTGTTTAGACAAGGAAGAGGTAATCGGCAAATATATTCTTGATGTGTATCCATCATTAACTGAAAAAACAAGTACGTTTATGCATGTGCTAAGGACAGGGAAGCCGGTTTATCATTCTTTACAAACGTATTTGAATAAAAATGGTGAAAAAATTGAAACCGTCAACACGACATTGCCGATCATAGAAGACACAAAGTTAATAGGAGCAGTAGAAGTGGCAAAAGATGTATCCAAGCTGTCGGCGCTCTCCAGTCGTTTCGACCAAAAGAAACGAAGGATGACTGAGAAAGATCGAATGCACGATTTTTCTTCTTTTTTAACAAATGACCCAGCATTAAAGCAAATGCTCAAAGAAGCAAAAAAAGCAGCTATCTATTCATCGTCTGTTGTCGTGTACGGGGAAACAGGTACAGGAAAAGAAGTGCTGGTTCAGGCGATAGTCAATGAATCTGACCGTAAAGATCAAGTGTTTATCCCGCAAAACTGTGCAGCATTTCCGGAATCGTTACTTGAGAGCCTGTTGTTCGGGTCTGTCAAAGGAAGCTATACAGGGGCAGTTGATCGCAAAGGTCTCTTTGAATTAGCTGATGGTGGCACCCTTTTTCTTGACGAACTGCAAGCGATGCCGCTAACACTTCAGGCGAAATTATTGCGTGTTTTAGAGGATGGAGTTGTTCGCCGTATTGGTGATGCGGGAGCAGTAAAGGTAGATGTCAGAGTCATTGCTGCTTTGAATGTAAATCCGTTTGAAGCTATGAAAAAGCAACTCCTAAGAGAAGATTTATTCTATAGACTGCATGTTTCATCTTTTCATATCCCGCCACTTAGAGAGAGAAAACAAGATATAGAGTTACTATCCCGCCATTTTATTGAAACTTATCACCATCAGTTTTCCAAACAGGTCACCTGCCTTTCTGACGAAACAAAACAACTGTTTATGGCCCATCATTGGCCTGGGAATGTGAGAGAATTAAAACATACGATTGAGCATGCCGTTCTCATGATGCCAAACGAAGCAAAAGAGATGACCCCTGTGTATCTTCCTTCTCACTTACGCCAGCAGAAAATGGATCAACGTCAACAGCTTTCTTCGTTAAAAAGCCAAGTCGCATGGTATGAACAGACATTGATTCAAGAGGCTTTAGCAAAGCATGGCGGCAATATTAAGCAAACCGCCACTGCCTTAAACATCCCTCGACAAACCTTGCAGTATAAACTTAAGAATATGCAGATGCCGAAAAATGGGCATCTTACAGAGTGA
- a CDS encoding YozE family protein, translating to MKSFYHYLMKFRHPKPQDDTGHFANAAYEDHSFPKTSTDYHELCAYLELNGDYLTSMTTFDEAYEQYEVEVKKK from the coding sequence GTGAAGTCGTTTTACCATTATTTAATGAAGTTCAGGCATCCAAAACCGCAGGATGATACCGGTCATTTTGCTAATGCAGCTTATGAAGATCACAGTTTTCCTAAAACTTCGACAGATTATCATGAGTTATGTGCATATTTAGAATTAAATGGAGATTATTTAACCTCAATGACTACATTTGACGAAGCCTATGAGCAATACGAAGTGGAAGTCAAAAAAAAATAA
- the msrB gene encoding peptide-methionine (R)-S-oxide reductase MsrB — translation MENEKKQRVQELNRMQYEVTQNNGTEPPFQNEYWDHKEEGIYVDIISGKPLFSSLDKFDAHCGWPSFTKPIEEQEIEEKVDTSHGMVRTEVRSKTADSHLGHVFPDGPGPNGLRYCINSAALRFIRKEDLEKEGYGHLKHMFE, via the coding sequence TATGCAATACGAGGTGACACAAAATAATGGCACAGAGCCGCCGTTTCAAAATGAATATTGGGATCACAAAGAAGAAGGCATTTATGTAGATATCATTTCAGGAAAGCCGTTATTTTCTTCTTTAGATAAGTTTGATGCACATTGTGGTTGGCCAAGTTTTACTAAGCCGATTGAAGAGCAAGAAATAGAAGAGAAAGTAGATACGAGTCATGGCATGGTTCGGACGGAGGTTCGTAGTAAAACGGCTGATTCTCATCTTGGTCATGTATTCCCTGATGGCCCAGGACCAAACGGTCTTCGTTACTGTATTAATTCTGCCGCTCTTAGATTTATACGAAAGGAAGATCTTGAAAAAGAGGGCTATGGCCATTTGAAACATATGTTTGAATGA
- the cgeC gene encoding spore maturation protein CgeC, translating into MEFEQLLNNWNEELLEAEGVLEVIFILLLLCLLEENGEESASEIKELLRPWLELGIPLPRVHLVNGDVLQNVIVVQLFDTVAVFKNATNQQRVSVPFANIVSWGAF; encoded by the coding sequence ATGGAATTTGAACAATTATTAAATAACTGGAACGAAGAATTACTAGAAGCTGAAGGAGTGCTTGAAGTTATATTCATTTTGCTTCTTCTATGTCTTTTGGAAGAAAATGGAGAAGAAAGCGCATCGGAGATCAAAGAATTGCTGCGTCCTTGGTTGGAGCTTGGTATTCCGCTGCCGCGTGTTCATTTAGTAAATGGAGATGTGCTTCAAAATGTGATAGTTGTGCAATTGTTTGATACAGTGGCTGTTTTTAAGAATGCAACAAATCAGCAAAGAGTGAGCGTTCCTTTTGCGAACATTGTCAGTTGGGGTGCTTTTTAA
- a CDS encoding acylneuraminate cytidylyltransferase — MYRGKRILALIPAFREKQDQHYEHIRLLAHRPLIYWTIQPLLQMVELDEIIVSSEDVNIHIISSYYGANVIELPDSHLTEQTPSLLAVKHALAYLEREGKTFDIVLYLHPKSPLRQPSDIERCLKLLVEGGYDCTASFTEALENPNETWILHDNNEATLYKDNHYFFLPKHEHPYTYGRLNGAVYAFHAHYAKECVHSLLEGFVGAYMMDQTNSLVVNNETDLNQAEKVLLARRNLEDMV; from the coding sequence ATGTATAGGGGAAAGCGTATTTTAGCCTTGATACCAGCTTTTAGAGAGAAGCAAGATCAACATTATGAACATATCCGTTTATTGGCGCATCGGCCGCTCATCTATTGGACGATCCAGCCGCTACTCCAAATGGTCGAGTTAGATGAGATCATCGTTTCCTCAGAGGATGTGAATATTCACATCATTTCGTCCTACTATGGAGCAAACGTTATAGAACTGCCGGACTCGCATCTGACTGAACAAACACCTTCGTTACTGGCAGTCAAGCATGCACTTGCTTACTTAGAAAGAGAGGGGAAGACATTTGACATTGTATTGTATCTACACCCAAAGTCTCCTCTCAGGCAGCCATCAGATATTGAGAGATGCTTGAAGCTTCTTGTAGAGGGAGGGTATGATTGTACGGCATCTTTTACCGAGGCGCTAGAAAATCCGAATGAAACATGGATACTGCATGACAACAATGAGGCGACTTTGTATAAAGACAACCATTACTTTTTCCTTCCAAAGCATGAGCATCCTTATACGTATGGTCGCTTAAATGGTGCTGTGTATGCTTTTCATGCTCATTATGCAAAGGAATGTGTTCACTCCTTGTTAGAAGGATTTGTTGGAGCATATATGATGGATCAAACAAATTCGTTAGTCGTAAATAATGAGACAGACTTGAATCAAGCAGAAAAAGTGTTATTGGCAAGACGCAATTTGGAAGATATGGTTTAA
- a CDS encoding DUF3880 domain-containing protein: MKLLYISSGYGGIYQTFDRWIEESFIDSPFSFLQIERESLLAQIHKVRTFSPDFVFMMIGDYVPKEALHQFRQEKIPVVLWMTEDPFYTDVSAICAHDAQMILTIDEGALPFYKQIGAKSTHYFPIPTNTRIFQKKVAQAETYTYDITLVGYPYPNRIKAVDALLSQRKWRILVAGNKWHIHLNKSRRIYRDLTLETNWLSPHQMAELYHRSAIVLNPHRPAQFAYNRNKAMIQNKSLNNRAFDIAASGSFQLTDLEPPDAFSSFVFYKQEDDLIEQVEYYVSNDEIRRSISSKNYEQVVSWNTFDTLPYRLYEMVKSAL, translated from the coding sequence ATGAAGCTTCTTTATATCAGTTCTGGCTATGGCGGGATTTATCAAACATTTGATCGTTGGATAGAAGAAAGCTTCATTGATTCACCTTTTTCATTTTTACAGATTGAAAGAGAATCTCTGCTGGCGCAAATTCACAAAGTCCGGACATTTTCTCCGGATTTTGTTTTCATGATGATCGGTGATTATGTTCCAAAAGAAGCGCTCCATCAATTCAGACAAGAAAAGATACCTGTCGTATTGTGGATGACAGAAGACCCTTTTTATACAGATGTGTCAGCCATCTGTGCACATGATGCACAAATGATTTTAACGATTGACGAAGGCGCATTACCTTTTTACAAACAAATAGGTGCTAAATCTACGCACTACTTTCCCATTCCGACAAATACACGAATATTTCAGAAGAAAGTGGCGCAAGCTGAGACGTACACCTATGACATTACACTCGTTGGTTATCCTTATCCAAATCGCATAAAGGCAGTAGATGCATTGTTAAGTCAACGTAAATGGCGTATTCTAGTTGCAGGAAATAAATGGCACATCCATTTAAATAAATCACGGAGAATATATCGTGATCTGACGCTTGAGACCAATTGGTTGAGTCCTCATCAAATGGCCGAACTTTATCATAGGTCAGCAATTGTTCTTAATCCGCACAGACCCGCTCAATTTGCCTATAACCGAAACAAAGCAATGATTCAAAACAAGAGTCTGAACAACAGAGCTTTTGATATTGCTGCTAGTGGAAGTTTTCAGTTGACAGATTTAGAGCCCCCAGATGCTTTTTCAAGCTTCGTATTTTACAAACAAGAAGATGACTTGATCGAACAAGTCGAATATTATGTATCAAATGATGAGATAAGAAGGTCTATATCCTCGAAAAATTATGAGCAAGTGGTCAGTTGGAATACATTTGATACACTGCCTTACAGATTATATGAAATGGTCAAAAGCGCCCTATGA
- a CDS encoding YokU family protein — protein MFTCDWCLEKKAKKEQTTVYWELITGTQSIEIIKTPSFSCEHCGMTYQKDETVKEIEDQLILVDQTKLPEKISYEELMSMKRLLKRNYFDFSS, from the coding sequence TTGTTCACATGTGATTGGTGTTTGGAAAAGAAAGCTAAGAAAGAACAAACAACAGTTTATTGGGAGCTGATCACTGGGACACAATCAATCGAAATTATAAAAACACCCTCGTTTTCATGCGAACATTGCGGGATGACGTATCAGAAGGATGAAACGGTGAAGGAGATAGAAGATCAATTAATATTGGTGGACCAAACAAAACTTCCAGAAAAAATCTCATATGAAGAATTAATGAGCATGAAGCGTTTATTAAAACGAAACTACTTTGATTTTTCTTCATAA
- a CDS encoding SDR family NAD(P)-dependent oxidoreductase: MSKQIKTSMKTFFRDKTILVTGGTGSIGRQIVKKLTKCSPKKMIVFSKDDSKQYMMKNEYAEHPEVVFALGDVRDASRVRQLVKGVDIIFHAAALKQVPTCEDNPFEAVQTNIIGGQHVIEAAIEHEVSHVVNISTDKAVAPTNAMGATKLISEKLFFQANDSIPNQKTKFCSVRFGNVLGSRGSVIPIMLEQLLKGKPLTVTDPVMTRFFMSIEEAVSLTIEAAMMMKGGETFILKMESLQLADLLKAFHEYAEQIKVAVPDILVVGKRPGEKLHEELTFPHEAETLYEYEQFYAILPKPDLHPTFQKVELTHYTSKEAPLITKAKLFHIIEQLHHTHHKK, encoded by the coding sequence ATGTCCAAACAGATAAAAACGAGTATGAAGACCTTTTTTCGTGACAAAACCATTTTAGTCACAGGAGGCACGGGATCAATCGGCCGGCAAATCGTCAAAAAACTAACGAAATGTTCTCCAAAAAAAATGATTGTATTCAGCAAAGATGACAGCAAACAGTACATGATGAAAAATGAATATGCAGAGCATCCAGAGGTCGTATTTGCTCTTGGGGATGTTCGAGATGCCAGCCGCGTCAGACAGCTAGTGAAAGGTGTTGACATCATCTTTCATGCAGCCGCCTTAAAACAAGTCCCAACATGTGAAGATAACCCGTTTGAAGCGGTCCAAACCAATATTATCGGCGGGCAGCATGTCATAGAAGCAGCGATTGAACATGAAGTAAGTCATGTTGTCAACATTTCAACAGACAAAGCAGTGGCTCCAACTAATGCAATGGGTGCAACAAAATTGATTTCAGAGAAACTTTTTTTCCAAGCAAACGACAGTATTCCAAATCAAAAAACTAAGTTTTGCTCCGTGCGCTTTGGCAACGTACTTGGATCAAGAGGTTCTGTCATTCCCATCATGCTCGAGCAACTGTTAAAAGGAAAACCTCTAACCGTGACAGATCCAGTCATGACACGTTTTTTCATGTCGATTGAAGAGGCTGTCTCTCTCACGATTGAAGCAGCGATGATGATGAAAGGCGGAGAAACATTTATTCTCAAAATGGAGTCATTACAGCTTGCAGATTTATTGAAAGCTTTTCACGAGTATGCTGAACAAATCAAGGTCGCAGTCCCAGACATTCTTGTCGTCGGGAAAAGGCCAGGAGAAAAGCTTCACGAGGAGCTGACATTTCCACACGAGGCAGAGACACTATACGAATATGAACAGTTTTATGCCATATTACCAAAACCAGACTTGCATCCAACTTTTCAAAAAGTGGAACTGACCCATTACACGTCAAAAGAAGCGCCACTCATCACAAAAGCAAAGCTATTTCATATTATTGAGCAATTACATCACACCCATCATAAAAAATAA